The following are from one region of the Thermoproteus uzoniensis 768-20 genome:
- a CDS encoding 30S ribosomal protein S27ae, whose amino-acid sequence MSEAKKLPRSATWYQYDYEKGTIKFLRRLCPRCGSVMAYHKEPVPRWHCGKCGMTIFESKR is encoded by the coding sequence ATGAGCGAGGCCAAGAAATTGCCCAGGTCCGCTACTTGGTACCAGTACGACTACGAGAAGGGCACCATAAAGTTTCTGAGGAGGCTCTGTCCCCGTTGTGGATCCGTCATGGCTTATCACAAGGAGCCTGTGCCCAGATGGCACTGCGGCAAGTGCGGGATGACTATATTCGAGTCGAAGCGGTAG
- the kae1 gene encoding KEOPS complex N(6)-L-threonylcarbamoyladenine synthase Kae1: MLVLGVESTAHTIGIGVVEDGEILANVNDTYIPPSGFGIHPREAAEHHAKIAVALLREALRKAGRDASAIDAVAYSAGPGLGPALRIGAVLARALSVKLGKPLVPVHHGVAHIEIARALTGSCDPLVLLISGGHTMIVGFADGRYRVFGETLDMAVGNAIDKFAREVGLGYPGVPAVERCAEGAKSVVPLPINIIGQDLAFSGLVTKAVDLYKSGEVDLPTLCKSLVETAYYMLAEVLERALAYTGKRELVVAGGVARSARLRQILEAIAEDRGVKLKIVPFEYAGDNGAMIALTGYYAFRRGVSVSVEESFVKQRWRLDQVDVPWFSDVCVSTSDGRRPS; this comes from the coding sequence GTGCTAGTGCTAGGCGTCGAGAGCACTGCACATACTATAGGTATAGGCGTAGTAGAGGACGGCGAGATCTTAGCCAACGTTAACGATACCTATATCCCTCCTTCAGGCTTCGGCATACATCCGAGAGAAGCCGCCGAACATCACGCCAAGATCGCGGTGGCGTTGCTGAGGGAGGCCTTGAGGAAGGCCGGAAGGGACGCCTCGGCGATCGACGCCGTAGCCTACTCGGCGGGGCCTGGGCTGGGGCCCGCCTTGAGGATAGGGGCTGTCTTAGCCCGCGCGCTGTCGGTTAAGCTGGGGAAGCCGCTGGTGCCTGTGCACCACGGCGTCGCCCATATAGAGATAGCTAGGGCGTTGACGGGCAGTTGCGACCCCTTGGTCCTCCTAATATCTGGGGGCCACACGATGATCGTCGGGTTCGCAGACGGCAGATATAGGGTCTTCGGCGAGACGCTCGACATGGCAGTCGGCAACGCCATAGATAAGTTCGCCAGAGAGGTCGGGCTGGGCTATCCCGGCGTCCCCGCCGTGGAGAGGTGTGCGGAGGGCGCCAAGTCCGTGGTGCCTCTGCCCATAAACATAATAGGGCAGGACCTGGCCTTCTCCGGCCTAGTCACGAAGGCGGTCGATCTCTATAAAAGCGGCGAGGTCGACCTACCCACTTTGTGCAAGTCGCTGGTGGAGACCGCCTACTATATGCTTGCCGAAGTCCTCGAGCGGGCTCTGGCGTATACAGGCAAACGGGAGCTCGTCGTCGCCGGGGGCGTCGCCAGGAGCGCCAGGCTTAGGCAGATATTAGAGGCAATAGCTGAGGACAGGGGCGTGAAGCTGAAGATAGTCCCCTTCGAGTACGCGGGCGATAACGGCGCCATGATCGCCCTCACGGGCTACTACGCGTTTAGGAGAGGTGTATCTGTGAGCGTGGAGGAGAGCTTCGTGAAGCAAAGATGGAGGCTCGACCAAGTGGATGTGCCTTGGTTCTCGGACGTGTGCGTTAGTACCTCAGATGGCCGAAGACCTTCTTGA
- the ppsA gene encoding phosphoenolpyruvate synthase — translation MGLVVWLEEISLKDHPLVGGKAANLGEITKLARVPPGFVITTEAFLRFLDATGIRPKISEILKAVRGGSPEDYERASASIRGLIEATPMPRDIADEIAAAYAKLSELVGIRDVPVAVRSSATAEDLGEASFAGQQDTYLNVRGVEGVIDHVKKVWASLYTARAIYYREQMGIPHDGASIAVIVQKLVNARSAGVMFTLDPTNGDTSKVVIESGWGLGEGVVRGIVTPDEFVVDKSSLRIVERRISKKRVAVVRDEAGLTREVELPEDKASAPSLDDNEVVEYAKMALELERHYGRPLDIEFSVDADMPFPQNLFIVQVRPETVWSRKAPDRREAAGGGTVVVKGIAASPGVAVGRAKICLTLDDAKRKLQKGDILVTKMTDPDWVPYMRLASAIVTDEGGRTSHAAIVSRELGIPAVVGTGNATQVLKDGEIYTVDGGKGVVLAGAVEVKAEAKVAEPAVAGREIVLHIYRAIPTGTKIYMNLGEPEKIDEYKDLPFDGIGLMRIEFVISSWIGEHPLYLMSIGQEQKFVDKMAEGIAKVASAIYPRPVVVRFSDFKTNEYRSLKGGEKFEPEERNPMLGWRGVSRYVSPQYEKAFRLELKAVRKVREELGLNNVWVMAPFVRTVWEAEKFAKLLEEEGLHRDRDFKVWAMAEVPSVVFVAEEFAPYFDGFSIGSNDLTQLTLGVDRDNDYLVRINPKYFDEREAPVLRAIYDLINRAHRHGLTVSICGQGPSVYPQMVEFLVRAGIDSISVNPDAVLSTRVLVASVELKTLRERLDAVYKALYKVDDDEEFRGILKKVFGHLRY, via the coding sequence ATGGGGCTCGTCGTATGGCTGGAGGAGATATCCCTCAAGGACCATCCTCTGGTCGGCGGCAAGGCGGCGAATCTGGGCGAGATCACGAAGCTGGCGAGGGTCCCTCCCGGCTTCGTGATCACCACAGAGGCCTTCCTCCGTTTTCTGGACGCGACCGGCATAAGGCCCAAAATATCCGAGATACTTAAGGCGGTTAGAGGCGGATCTCCCGAGGACTACGAGAGGGCCTCGGCCTCGATAAGAGGCCTCATAGAGGCGACGCCGATGCCCAGGGATATAGCAGACGAGATAGCGGCGGCCTACGCCAAGCTTTCCGAGCTCGTCGGCATTAGAGACGTGCCGGTCGCCGTACGCTCCTCGGCCACCGCCGAGGATCTAGGCGAGGCGTCATTCGCCGGCCAACAAGATACCTATCTGAACGTGAGAGGCGTCGAGGGCGTCATAGACCACGTCAAGAAGGTGTGGGCCTCGTTGTACACGGCCAGGGCTATATATTACAGGGAGCAGATGGGGATACCCCACGACGGCGCGTCGATAGCCGTCATAGTGCAGAAGCTGGTCAACGCCAGATCCGCCGGCGTCATGTTCACGTTAGATCCCACTAACGGCGATACGTCGAAGGTAGTAATAGAGTCGGGCTGGGGACTCGGCGAGGGGGTCGTGAGGGGCATAGTCACTCCCGACGAGTTCGTGGTAGATAAGTCCAGTCTGAGGATAGTAGAACGGCGCATATCTAAGAAGAGGGTCGCCGTGGTGAGAGACGAGGCCGGCCTCACTAGGGAGGTTGAGCTGCCTGAGGACAAGGCCTCGGCGCCCTCGCTGGACGACAACGAGGTTGTGGAGTACGCTAAGATGGCTCTGGAGCTGGAGCGCCACTACGGCCGCCCGCTCGACATAGAGTTCTCGGTGGACGCCGATATGCCGTTCCCGCAGAACCTCTTCATCGTACAAGTCAGGCCGGAGACGGTGTGGAGCAGGAAGGCCCCAGATAGGAGAGAGGCGGCGGGCGGCGGGACCGTGGTGGTTAAGGGCATCGCCGCAAGCCCCGGCGTGGCTGTCGGGAGGGCCAAGATCTGCCTCACGCTGGACGACGCCAAGAGGAAGTTGCAGAAGGGCGACATTCTCGTGACTAAGATGACGGACCCCGACTGGGTCCCCTACATGCGCCTCGCGTCGGCAATAGTCACCGATGAAGGGGGGAGAACCAGCCACGCGGCCATAGTCAGCCGCGAGTTGGGCATACCGGCCGTGGTGGGCACGGGGAACGCGACCCAGGTCTTGAAAGACGGCGAGATCTATACCGTGGACGGCGGCAAGGGCGTTGTGCTGGCCGGCGCAGTGGAGGTCAAGGCGGAGGCCAAGGTCGCGGAGCCCGCGGTTGCCGGCCGCGAGATAGTGCTCCACATATACCGCGCTATCCCGACGGGCACTAAGATCTACATGAACTTGGGCGAGCCGGAGAAGATAGACGAGTACAAGGATCTGCCCTTTGACGGGATAGGGCTGATGAGGATAGAGTTCGTCATATCGAGCTGGATCGGCGAGCATCCCCTCTACTTGATGTCGATAGGACAAGAGCAGAAGTTCGTGGACAAGATGGCGGAGGGGATCGCCAAGGTAGCCTCAGCGATATATCCGAGGCCCGTCGTGGTGAGGTTCTCCGACTTCAAGACCAACGAGTACCGTAGCCTCAAGGGCGGCGAGAAGTTCGAGCCGGAGGAGAGGAACCCCATGTTGGGCTGGCGCGGCGTCTCCCGCTATGTCTCGCCGCAGTACGAGAAGGCGTTTAGGCTAGAGCTCAAGGCAGTTAGAAAAGTCCGCGAGGAGTTAGGCCTCAACAACGTGTGGGTCATGGCTCCGTTTGTCAGAACCGTCTGGGAGGCCGAGAAATTCGCCAAGCTACTAGAGGAGGAGGGACTCCACAGAGATAGGGACTTCAAGGTCTGGGCCATGGCGGAGGTGCCGTCGGTGGTCTTCGTGGCTGAGGAGTTCGCGCCTTACTTCGACGGGTTCTCCATAGGCTCCAACGACTTGACCCAGCTGACTCTGGGCGTCGACCGCGACAACGACTATCTAGTGAGGATAAACCCGAAGTATTTCGACGAGAGGGAGGCCCCAGTGCTTAGAGCCATATACGACCTAATAAATAGAGCACACAGACACGGCTTGACCGTATCCATATGCGGGCAAGGTCCCTCGGTGTACCCGCAGATGGTGGAGTTCCTGGTTAGGGCCGGCATCGACAGCATATCCGTCAACCCCGACGCGGTGCTCAGCACGAGGGTCCTCGTGGCGTCGGTGGAGCTTAAGACGTTGAGAGAGAGGCTGGACGCCGTGTACAAGGCCCTCTACAAGGTAGACGACGATGAGGAGTTCAGAGGAATTCTCAAGAAGGTCTTCGGCCATCTGAGGTACTAA